GGCCAGCAACCTCGCCGCTCTCGCGACCGCCGCTTCAATCATCCACATCTGCGCACCGGGTTCGCCGCAGGTCGAAGCCATCGTCATGGCGCTTTTGCCGACTTTGGCAGAGGGCAGTGTCATTGTGGATTGTTCGACGTCTGATCCAACGTCCACTGCGAAACTCGCAGAAATATTGGGAGAAAAAGGATGCTTTATGGCCGACGCGCCATTGGGCGGCACACCCGTGCAGGCCGAAGCAGGGGAACTTGCGACAATGGTTGGGGCGTCTGAAGACACATTTGCGCGGATCAAACCGGTGCTTGATGCGTGGGCCGATACAATCGTGCACATGGGCGACGTCGGCGCTGGGCATAAGATGAAGCTGCTCAACAACATGCTCGCGATGGGCTATGCGGCAATGTATTCCGAAGCACTGGCACTGTCCGAAAAGGTTGGGATCACGACGGATCAGTTCGATAGCGTGATCCGCGGTAGCCGGATGGACTGCGGGTTCTATCAGACGTTCATGGGATATGCGGTCGAAGGTAACGCGGAGGCCCATAAGTTTACGATTACCAATGCGTTGAAAGACATGCGGTATCTCGAGGCGATGGCGGATAGCGTTAACCTTGCGAACCCCGTTGGGAATGCGATCAAGAACAGCCTTGCCATGGCACATGCAGATGGGGGCGATGGTCCCGAAAACTACGTCCCGCATCTGGTGGATTACGTCGCCAAACGAAACGGTGTGAAGCGTAGCTAACGCCTAGATCACACGGTCGGGCAGTTCGGCGAGACGGCGCGCACCGATCTGGCCCATGTTGGCGATCATATCTTGGCGCAGAATATCAACGACATGGGCGGCCCCCGGTTCGCCCATAGCACCTAGGCCGTAATGAAACGCACGGCCCAGCATGACAAAATCCGCCCCCAGTGCGAGCGCACGCATGATATCGAGACCGCCTTGCACGCCGCTGTCGAAGATAATTGGCAGATCGGTCGCTGCGCGGATCGCTGGCAGCACCTCGATTGTCGCGGGAGCCGCATCAAATTGACGGCCCGCGTGGTTGCTGATCCAGATCGCATCAACCCCTTTCGCCGCGAGCGCTGTGACATCGTTAGCGTCCAACACCCCTTTGATAATCAGCGGCCCATCCCATTCAGCCCGCAACATATCGACATAGTCCCAATCAGGAGACGTGCGTAGCAGATAACCCACGTGCTGGTTTGAAGGCAGCCTTGTCGTTTGTTCGGCGTAACTGTCCATTAGTTTCATGCGGGGCATGCCGATCTTGCGAATGCCATCCAGCCACGCAGGACAACGCGCTGCCTGCATCGCCAAGCGCGGCGTCAGGCGCGGCGGTTGTTGAAGCCCACCGCGTGTTTGGCGTTCGCGGCGTGATGCGACCGGCACGTCGACTGTCATCACAAGCGTATGAAATCCAGCATCTTTCGCACGTTTCAGCATGTCTGCGCGAATACCCGCGTCACTTGGGGGGTAAATCTGGAACCAGCCCTGACCGCCGTGATGATCTGCGACGTCCTCTGGCGTTTGGGTTGCGACCGTTGAAATCGTGTATGGGATCGCTTCTTTCGCGGCGGTCCGTGCTAACATCTGTTCCGCACCCGGCCAAATCAGGCCCGACATACCCACGGGGGCGATTCCGAACGGCAGCGGATATTCTCGGTTAAGAAACGTCGTCGACAAGTCTGGTGTAAACACGCCGTGCAGGATCGAAGGTTGGAACAGGACGTCGTCCAGCTTTTTCCGGTTACGCTTCAACGTGGCCTCTGTCCCTGTGCCACTGTCCAGATATTCCCAAACGAAATGTGGAATACGGCGCTGGGCACGGGCTTTTAGGTCGGAAATGGCGGGAAAACGATCGTGGCTCATGGCGGTACCGTATGGGGGAAGGCGCGTTTGGGGCAAGCGTTCAGGTGAGTTGTTTTGGACAGATGAAAGCGGAAGGTCGCGAAGATGTAAAACCTGCAGAACAGACCGCGAACATTAGGGTTTTAACGTGTACGGATTCGCGGTAACATGCGGCATGAGCAATTTTTCCGATGAAGATGCCTTCGAGGCAGCGTCCGTTCCTTTGTCCCAGCGTGCGATGGCCAGTCGCGGTGCGCCTTATCTGGACGGGTTGAACCCTGCCCAACGCGAAGCGGTTGAGGCGTTGGATGGTCCTGTGTTGATGCTGGCTGGTGCTGGCACGGGTAAGACGAAAGCGTTGACCACGCGGATTGGTCATTTGCTGGCGACGGGGACTGCGCGGCCGCACGAGATTTTGGCGGTGACGTTTACCAACAAGGCTGCCCGCGAGATGAAGAATCGTGTGGGTCAAATGATGGGCGAGGCCGTCGAAGGCATGCCATGGTTGGGCACGTTCCATTCGGTTTGTGCTAAACTGTTGCGGCGCCATGCGGAATTGGTCGGGTTGAAGTCGAACTTTACGATTTTGGATACGGATGATCAGCTGCGTCTGCTCAAACAATTGATCCGCGCCGATGGCATTGACGAAAAACGCTGGCCGCCGCGCATGTTGTCAGGGATCATCGACAACTGGAAAAACAAAGCACTGACGCCAGACAATATTCCTGCCGCTGATGGCGGGGCGTTTGATCACAAAGGGGTGGCGCTTTATGCCGCCTACCAGCAACGTCTTAAAGATCTGAATGCGGTCGATTTTGGCGATATCCTGCTGCATATGGTTGTGATCTTTCAGCAGAACCAAGACATCCTAGATCAATATCAACGTTGGTTCCGCTATATTTTGGTGGACGAATATCAAGATACCAACGTGGCCCAGTATCTGTGGCTGCGGTTGTTGGCGAGCAAACACAAGAACATCTGTTGCGTCGGTGATGACGATCAGTCGATCTACGGCTGGCGCGGTGCCGAAGTCGGCAACATCCTGCGGTTTGAAAAAGATTTCCCCGGCGCTGTCGTGGTCCGGCTGGAACAAAACTACCGATCCACCCCGCATATCCTTGCTGCTGCGTCTGGCGTGATTGCGGGCAACAAGGGACGATTGGGCAAAGAGCTATGGACCGCCGAAGAAGACGGCGAAAAGGTGCGCCTGATCGGCCATTGGGACGGCGAAGAAGAAGCGCGCTGGATCGGCGAAGAGATTGAGGCGATGCAACGCGGCACACGTGGTCTGGATAAGATCAGCCCCGACAACATGGCGATTTTGGTCCGTGCGTCGCATCAGATGCGTGCATTCGAAGATCGCTTTTTGACGATCGGCCTGCCGTACCGCGTCATCGGCGGGCCACGTTTCTATGAACGGCTCGAGATCCGCGATGCCATGGGCTATTTCCGGCTCGCCGTGTCACAAGATGATGATCTGGCGTTCGAACGTATCGTGAATACACCCAAGCGCGGCCTTGGCGACAAAGCTGTGCAGACGATCCAGATGGCTGCGCGTGAAAGTGGCGTGTCACTGGTTGAAGGCGCGCGTATTTGTGTTCAGGAAAAACGACTTGGCGGTAAGGGACTGAAAGAACTGACGATCTTGGTCGATGGCTTGGACCGTTGGCATGCCCAAGTGATGGCCGAGGCCGACACACATGTTGAATTGGCCGAGATGATCCTTGATGAATCGGGCTACACAGGCTTCTGGCAAAACGACAAAACGCCTGAAGCACCGGGGCGGTTGGAAAACCTCAAGGAACTTGTCAAAGCGCTTGAGAATTTCGAGAATCTGCAAGGGTTTCTCGAACACGTCAGCCTGATCATGGATAACGAGACCGAAGAGCAGGGCGAGAAAGTCAGCATCATGACGCTGCACGCCGCTAAGGGGCTCGAATTTCCGGCTGTGTTCTTGCCCGGTTGGGAAGACGGATTGTTCCCCTCGCAACGGTCGATGGATGAAAGCGGGGTCAAGGGGCTCGAAGAAGAACGCCGTTTGGCCTACGTCGGCATCACCCGTGCTGAACAGATTTGTACGATTTCATTTGCTGCGAACCGGCGTGTCTATGGTCAGTGGCAGTCGGCGCTGCCGTCGCGGTTCATTGACGAATTGCCAGAGGACCACGTCGACGTTCTAACCCCACCGGGTCTGTACGGCGGCGGATTTGGGGCGGCTGGCATGGCCGCGAGCGCATCGCCCGCGACCCAAGCCGCAATGGGGTCGGACCTGCATGACAAGGCCGCGAACGCTGACGTCTATAACTCACCCGGTTGGCGCAGGTTGCAAACGCGTAGCCAACAACGCGGTGTGGCCCAGCCCGCTGCTGCCAAGAACATGACGATTGATCTGGACGCCGTCAGCGCATTCACAACCGGTGACCGCGTGTTCCATCAGAAATTTGGGTACGGCGAAGTCATGGGGATTGAGGGCGACAAGCTTGAGATCGAATTTGACAAAGCCGGTTCCAAACACGTCGTGGCGCGCTTTGTCGTGAATGCGGCTCAAGCGGACGATGTGCCGTTCTAGTGGGTCAAAACAGGGTAGAGCGACAGTAGTAATAGTACGGCCATCGTGATGTTGAAGCTGCGCAACCGGCGCGGCGTACGCAACAAGCGCCTGACTTGCACGCCCAGCCACGCCCAGACTGATACCGATGGTAGGTTCGTTGCGGCAAAGATTGCGGCGACAGTCAGGGCACCAACCCAGACCCCATTTTCTTGCGGGGCGTAGTTGTTAATGGCTGTAATCGCCATGAACCACGCTTTCGGGTTCACCCATTGAAAAGCGGCCGCCTGCATAAACGTAAAGGGTGATCCGGTGACCGATTTCGCCTCGGGCGGTACCGCATTTGCGATTTTCCATGCGAGCCAGACCATGTAGCCAACGCTCAGCACCTTTAGGACCGTGTTTAATACCGGATAGGTGACAAAAACCTGCAGCAGAATGACGCCGACCATCGTGACCATAAATGCGTGGCCCAACGAAATTCCCAACATATGCGGGATTGTGCGGCGCAGTCCGAAATTCGCACCAGATGCCATCAACATAAGATTATTTGGACCGGGGGTAATGGAGCTGACGAAGGAGAATGTCATCAGGGCGATCAGAATTTCTTGGGTCATTCGGGCACACTAAGCCGACATGCAAGGCAATGGCGAGCCGCGATGTTGCAAGTTAAGGATTTCTCAACAGTGAAGCCTCATTCTGCCAGCTTATGATCAGTATAGGACGGACATGATGTTGCGATTGAGATCGGCGGCGACGGTAGCACAGAAATCCTGGCCTGAAGGTCTGCGTGTGGCCGTTGATCGGGTCATGGCCGTGATCTGGTTCGAAACGGATGGCACAATTATTGAGGCCAACAGTAATTTCTGCAATCTCATGGGCTATGATCCGGCGGACGTCGTCGGGAAACCGCACAGCATATTTGTGGAACCGTCATTCGCGCAAAGCGCTGGGTACAGGGATTTCTGGGCCACTTTGCGCGCAGGTGACGTTCACGAAGGCGAATTTCGGCGGCTGACAAAATCCAGTCAGGCCGTCTGGATCAAGGCGTACTATAATCCTGTCTTTGATGAAAACGGTCAGGTTGTTCGCATTGTTAAGGTCGCAACAGATGTGACAGCGCAGCGGCAGGCGACAACGGATTTGTCCAATGGGTTGCAGTCTTTGTCAGACGGGGATCTGTCCGTGCGGTTACCAGCTGCGACATTGCCGCTGTTTGCGCCGATTAATGCGCAATTCAACGCGACAATGGACCGGCTGGAACAGCTGGTCAGTTCCATCAACAGCGTGTCCCGCGGGTTGGAAACCGAATCAAACGAGATTGCGCGCAACGCACAAGATTTGGCGCACCGCGGTGAAGCGCAAGCGGCCACCTTGGAAGAAACCGCCGCAACGCTTGAAGAAATATCAAGTGCTGTGCAGCAAACCGCATTGAATGCACAACAGGCGACGTCATTCGCCCAAGAGGCAGCCGGCAATTCCGGCACAGGAACACGCGTCGTGTCTGATGCGATTGCCGCAATGCAGGAAATCAAAGACGGGTCAGGTGAAATCGGGAAAATCATTGAAGTCATCGATTCCATTTCTTTCCAGACGAATCTACTGGCGCTGAATGCGGGGATCGAAGCTGCGCGGGCCGGTGATGCTGGCAAGGGGTTCGCCGTTGTCGCCAGCGAGATTCGCGCTTTGGCACAACGCACCGCAGAAGCGGCACGCGATATTTCGGAACTGATCGTACGCAGTAATGCAAATGTCGCGTCTGGGTCTGATCTGGTTGATCAAACAGGCGCATCTTTGGGGCTGATCGGGAATGAACTGGATCAGGTTGTGACAAACATCAAAGAGATTTCACAGGCTGCATTAGAGCAGTCAGAAGGACTGGCTGCGGTAAACGCAGCGACGTCGCAAATTGATAACACGACCCAAAAGAACGCAGCGTTGGCGGATCAGAGTGCGCACAGTGCAGCAAAGCTTGCGCAGGGGGCTACAAAACTACGGGAATTGGTGAGCTTCTTTCAAGCGTCACAGGTCAACGACCAATCTCACAATCAAGATACGGAAATGGTGTTTCGCCGAACCGCTTAGGTTTGACCTGTCGACAAGACGTAAAAAAACCGCAGTGCCCGGGAGGAGGTGGGCGCTGCGGTTCTCTTATTTGTGCCCACGACCACGGGAGGAGGTGTGGTGTAGGCGACGAGAGCGGCTTAACCCGGGAGGAGGTGGGCTGGACCGCTCTATCTCGGCTAGTCGGGAGGAGGTGACATCGCCGAAAATCTGTTTTTTGAGGTGTCCGACGACATCCGGGAGGAGGTGGATGTCGTCGGTCCTTCAAGTGTCCCGGTCATATCTGGGAGGAAGTAGACCGGGGATATCGGATCATTCATTCTGGGAGGAGAGAAGTGATCCGAATGCGATTATTTCTGTGCTGCGTCCAGTGCGATCCGCTTGATCATGGAGCGGTGGATGCCGAGGTCAGCCAGCTCACGGTTTGTGAGGGACTGAAGTTCGTTGTATGTTGTTTTGTACAACTTGCGCTGCGCGTATGCTTCGCTGATGTTCGCGAAAAGCGCTGTTGCGCGGTCTGCAAGTGTTACTGTCGCAGTGCGGTTCTCAGTGATAAATGCCATCGTCTTCGTCTTTCGTTTGCGTCGTTCGGCGGGAGGTGCCGTTCTTTCTGTTGTGACTGTTATGTGGGATTTTGCTGCATCTGCACAATATTCAAATCGGCATTGCTGCTATGCAGAAAATGCATGAGCATTCCTGACCTATTGTCTTGAACCTGTCACAAATTGTCTTAGGGGGCCCGCGTTGTCTTGCGAATTGCCTCAAATCTGTGAAACAGGCTTCTAGATTGTGCAATTTTCAGAAAGAGGCAGAGCGATGTCAGTCACACGTGACCAAGTTTTAGGCGCATTGGGCGCAGTTACGTTGCCGGGCGGCGAATCTATCGTTGCGCGCGACATGGTACGGGCGTTGACAATAGAAGGTAGTACCGTCCGTTTCGTGATCGAAGCACCGACTCCAGAAGAAGCAAGCCGCATGGGCGGCGTCCGAACTGCCGCACAGGCGGTTGTGTCAAATCTGTCCGGCGTTGAAAGCGTGTCTGTTGTCTTGACGGCGCACGGACCTGCGACGCCAGCGGCGGCACCGAAAGGTGAACCGCCAGCGTTGAAGGTCGGACGTCACCCAACACCGCAGGCTGGTCCTGCGAAGGTAACGGGTGTCGACCGTATCCTTGCGATCGGGTCTGGCAAAGGCGGTGTGGGTAAATCGACCGTTTCTTCGAACCTTGCCGTGGCGCTTGCCAAAGAGGGGCGTCGCGTCGGTTTGCTTGACGCTGATATATATGGTCCGAGCCAGCCGCGCATGATGGGCGTCAATCAGCGCCCCGGTTCGCCAGACGGCAAGACTATTATACCACTCAAAGCGCATGGCGTGACGATGATGTCGATTGGGCTGATGGTAGACCCTGACAAGGCTGTCGTTTGGCGCGGTCCTATGTTGATGGGCGCCTTGCAGCAGATGCTGGGGCAGGTGGAATGGGGCGAGCTTGACGTTCTTATTGTCGACCTGCCGCCCGGAACTGGCGATGTGCAGCTGACATTGTGCCAAAAGACGGAACTAACTGGCGCAGTTGTCGTCAGCACGCCGCAAGATGTGGCGCTGCTGGATGCGCGTAAAGCGCTTGATATGTTCAAGTCGCTCAACACGCCTGTCCTTGGCCTGATCGAGAACATGTCGACATTCCATTGTCCGAATTGCGGTCACGAAAGCCATATCTTTGGTCACGGTGGCGTAGCAGCTGAGGCCGAGAAGATCGGCGTGCCGATGCTTGGCGCGTTGCCGATTGATTTGGACACGCGGCTGGCGGGCGACGCAGGAACGCCAATTGCGGCGGGAGACAGCCCGATGGCCGAAGCGTACCGTCAATTGGCGCGGCGTTTCATTGACGGTGGCATGGCGTAACCGGACTGCCAAAGTAATCGAAATAGAAAACCCTCGCGTCAGGCGGGGGTTTTTAGATTCTGGGAATTCATGGGGCGTCTGGGAAATTATGGAATCTAAGTGGACAGATTTGGGATTCGATAAGATTCGCATCAAATACGACACCCGATCCGAGGTAATCGGCGCTTTGAAATGTCTATCAAGCAAACAAACTCAAAAAAAATGGGAATTTTGTGTACCACAATATATGCCGTTGTGGATAACCTTAATTCGGAATTTATCCTTTATTAACTGACGCGAATGTTACCTCCCACGAAACACTGCATACTATATGTTGTTTTTGGGGTGTTCGAAAAACATCATATGGTTCCATGAAATCCCAAAAAGGTGTTGATCGGTGGGCGAACATAGGTCACAACATAAGCACGGCAACGACGAGAACATGACAACAAGGGGCGAAAAAGAACCCCACCGGCAAAAGCAGGTTTCATACAGGCCTCGTCATTACCGAACGAAGAGATCCGGCGCGCGAGCGAGCAGACATCCCCCCAGGTGGCGCGCGCAGCTGGACGAG
The Rhodobacteraceae bacterium S2214 genome window above contains:
- a CDS encoding NAD(P)-dependent oxidoreductase, whose protein sequence is MAQDVVGFVGVGLMGHGMAKNILGAGFEVHVIAHRNRGPVDDLVGQGAQEASNLAALATAASIIHICAPGSPQVEAIVMALLPTLAEGSVIVDCSTSDPTSTAKLAEILGEKGCFMADAPLGGTPVQAEAGELATMVGASEDTFARIKPVLDAWADTIVHMGDVGAGHKMKLLNNMLAMGYAAMYSEALALSEKVGITTDQFDSVIRGSRMDCGFYQTFMGYAVEGNAEAHKFTITNALKDMRYLEAMADSVNLANPVGNAIKNSLAMAHADGGDGPENYVPHLVDYVAKRNGVKRS
- a CDS encoding alpha-hydroxy-acid oxidizing protein: MSHDRFPAISDLKARAQRRIPHFVWEYLDSGTGTEATLKRNRKKLDDVLFQPSILHGVFTPDLSTTFLNREYPLPFGIAPVGMSGLIWPGAEQMLARTAAKEAIPYTISTVATQTPEDVADHHGGQGWFQIYPPSDAGIRADMLKRAKDAGFHTLVMTVDVPVASRRERQTRGGLQQPPRLTPRLAMQAARCPAWLDGIRKIGMPRMKLMDSYAEQTTRLPSNQHVGYLLRTSPDWDYVDMLRAEWDGPLIIKGVLDANDVTALAAKGVDAIWISNHAGRQFDAAPATIEVLPAIRAATDLPIIFDSGVQGGLDIMRALALGADFVMLGRAFHYGLGAMGEPGAAHVVDILRQDMIANMGQIGARRLAELPDRVI
- a CDS encoding UvrD-helicase domain-containing protein; amino-acid sequence: MSNFSDEDAFEAASVPLSQRAMASRGAPYLDGLNPAQREAVEALDGPVLMLAGAGTGKTKALTTRIGHLLATGTARPHEILAVTFTNKAAREMKNRVGQMMGEAVEGMPWLGTFHSVCAKLLRRHAELVGLKSNFTILDTDDQLRLLKQLIRADGIDEKRWPPRMLSGIIDNWKNKALTPDNIPAADGGAFDHKGVALYAAYQQRLKDLNAVDFGDILLHMVVIFQQNQDILDQYQRWFRYILVDEYQDTNVAQYLWLRLLASKHKNICCVGDDDQSIYGWRGAEVGNILRFEKDFPGAVVVRLEQNYRSTPHILAAASGVIAGNKGRLGKELWTAEEDGEKVRLIGHWDGEEEARWIGEEIEAMQRGTRGLDKISPDNMAILVRASHQMRAFEDRFLTIGLPYRVIGGPRFYERLEIRDAMGYFRLAVSQDDDLAFERIVNTPKRGLGDKAVQTIQMAARESGVSLVEGARICVQEKRLGGKGLKELTILVDGLDRWHAQVMAEADTHVELAEMILDESGYTGFWQNDKTPEAPGRLENLKELVKALENFENLQGFLEHVSLIMDNETEEQGEKVSIMTLHAAKGLEFPAVFLPGWEDGLFPSQRSMDESGVKGLEEERRLAYVGITRAEQICTISFAANRRVYGQWQSALPSRFIDELPEDHVDVLTPPGLYGGGFGAAGMAASASPATQAAMGSDLHDKAANADVYNSPGWRRLQTRSQQRGVAQPAAAKNMTIDLDAVSAFTTGDRVFHQKFGYGEVMGIEGDKLEIEFDKAGSKHVVARFVVNAAQADDVPF
- a CDS encoding LysE family translocator yields the protein MTQEILIALMTFSFVSSITPGPNNLMLMASGANFGLRRTIPHMLGISLGHAFMVTMVGVILLQVFVTYPVLNTVLKVLSVGYMVWLAWKIANAVPPEAKSVTGSPFTFMQAAAFQWVNPKAWFMAITAINNYAPQENGVWVGALTVAAIFAATNLPSVSVWAWLGVQVRRLLRTPRRLRSFNITMAVLLLLSLYPVLTH
- a CDS encoding methyl-accepting chemotaxis protein — its product is MMLRLRSAATVAQKSWPEGLRVAVDRVMAVIWFETDGTIIEANSNFCNLMGYDPADVVGKPHSIFVEPSFAQSAGYRDFWATLRAGDVHEGEFRRLTKSSQAVWIKAYYNPVFDENGQVVRIVKVATDVTAQRQATTDLSNGLQSLSDGDLSVRLPAATLPLFAPINAQFNATMDRLEQLVSSINSVSRGLETESNEIARNAQDLAHRGEAQAATLEETAATLEEISSAVQQTALNAQQATSFAQEAAGNSGTGTRVVSDAIAAMQEIKDGSGEIGKIIEVIDSISFQTNLLALNAGIEAARAGDAGKGFAVVASEIRALAQRTAEAARDISELIVRSNANVASGSDLVDQTGASLGLIGNELDQVVTNIKEISQAALEQSEGLAAVNAATSQIDNTTQKNAALADQSAHSAAKLAQGATKLRELVSFFQASQVNDQSHNQDTEMVFRRTA
- a CDS encoding DUF1127 domain-containing protein yields the protein MAFITENRTATVTLADRATALFANISEAYAQRKLYKTTYNELQSLTNRELADLGIHRSMIKRIALDAAQK
- a CDS encoding Mrp/NBP35 family ATP-binding protein, producing the protein MSVTRDQVLGALGAVTLPGGESIVARDMVRALTIEGSTVRFVIEAPTPEEASRMGGVRTAAQAVVSNLSGVESVSVVLTAHGPATPAAAPKGEPPALKVGRHPTPQAGPAKVTGVDRILAIGSGKGGVGKSTVSSNLAVALAKEGRRVGLLDADIYGPSQPRMMGVNQRPGSPDGKTIIPLKAHGVTMMSIGLMVDPDKAVVWRGPMLMGALQQMLGQVEWGELDVLIVDLPPGTGDVQLTLCQKTELTGAVVVSTPQDVALLDARKALDMFKSLNTPVLGLIENMSTFHCPNCGHESHIFGHGGVAAEAEKIGVPMLGALPIDLDTRLAGDAGTPIAAGDSPMAEAYRQLARRFIDGGMA